ggaagtacccgaggtgggctccatcaccgaggaagtacccgaggtgggctccatcaccgaggaagaacccgaggtgggctccatcaccgaggaagaacccgaggtgggctccatcaccgaggaagtacccgagatgagctccatcaccgaggaagtagccgaggtgggctccatcaccgaggaagaacccgaggtaggctccatcaccgaggaagaacccgaggtgggctccatcaccgaggaagtacccgaggtgggctccatcaccgaggaagaacccgaggtgggctccatcaccgaggaagaacccgaggtgggctccatcaccgaggaagaacccgaggtgagctccatcaccgaggaagtacccgaggttggctccatcaccgaggaagtacccgagatgagctccatcaccgaggaagtacccgaggtgggctccatcaccgaggaagtacccgaggtgagctccatcaccgaggaagtacccgaggtgggctccatcaccgaggaagaacccgaggtgggctccatcaccgaggaagaacccgaggtgagctccatcaccgaggaagaacccgaggtgagctccatcaccgaggaagaacccgaggtgagctccatcaccgaggaagaacccgaggtgggctccatcaccgaggaagaacccgaggtgggctccatcaccgaagaagtacccgaggtgggctccatcaccgaggaagtacccgaggtgggctccatcaccgaggaagtacccgaggtgggctccatcaccgaggaagaacccgaggtgggctccatcaccgaggaagaacccgaggtgggctccatcaccgaggaagtacgccaggtgagctccatcaccgtggaagtaccccaggtgagctccatcaccgaggaagaacgtgaggtgagctccatcaccgaggaagaacccgaggtgggctccatcaccgaggaagtaccccaggtgagctccatcaccgaggaagaacgtgaggtgagctccatcaccgaggaagaacgtgaggtgatctCCATCACCGTGGTaataccccaggtgagctccatcaccgaggaagaacgtgaggtgatctCCATCACCGTGGTaataccccaggtgagctccatcaccgtggaagtacgccaggtgagctccatcaccgaggaagaacgtgaggtgacctccatcaccgtggaagtaccccaggtgagctccatcgccgaggaagaacgtgaggtgagctccatcaccgtggaagtaccccaggtgagctccatcaccgaggaagaacgtgaggtgaactccatcaccgtggaagtaccccaggtgagctccatcaccgaggaagaacgtgaggtgagctccatcaccgtggaagtaccccaggtgagctccatcaccgaggaagaacgtgaggtgagctccatcaccgtggaagtaccccaggtgagctccatcaccgaggaagtaccccaggtgagctccatcaccgaggaagtacctgaggtgagcttcatcaccgaggaagtacctgaggtgagcttcatcaccgaggaagtacccggggtgacctgcatcaccgaggaagtacctgaggtgagcttcatcaccgaggaagtacccggggtgacctgcatcaccggggaagtacctgaggtgagcttcatcaccgaggaagtacccgaggtgacctgcatcaccgaggaagtacctgaggtgagcttTATCAccaaggaagtacccgaggtgacctgcatcaccgaggaagtacctgaggtgagcttcatcaccgaggaagtacccgaggtgagctccatcaccgaggaagtacctgaggtgacctgcatcaccgaggaagtacctgaggagagcttcatcaccgaggaagtacccgaggtgagcttcatcaccgaggaagtacctcaGGTGAAGTactccaggtgagctccatcaccgaggaagtacccgaggtgagctccatcaccgaggaagtacctgaggtgagctccatcaccgaggaagtacctgaggtgagcttcatcaccgaggaagtacctcaGGTGAAGTACTCCagttgagctccatcaccgaggaagtacctgaggtgagctccatcaccatgGAGACGACTACGACATGGTAGTCCACCTCCTggcgagtccccctcccagcgagtccctctcccagcgagtccccctcctggcgagtccccctcccagcgagtccccctcccagcgagtccccctcccagcgagtccccctcccggcgagtccccctcccggcgagtccccctcccagcgagtccccctcccggcgagtccctctcccagcgagtccccctcccggCGGGCTTCCCGACCGGCGGGCTTCCCGACCGGCGGGCGTCCCGACCGGCGGGCGACCCGACCGGCGGGCTTCCCGACCGGCGGGCTTCCCGACCGGCGGGCTTCCCGGCCGGCGGGCTTCCCGACCGGCGGGCGTCCCGACCGGCGGGCGTCCCGACCGGCGGGCGTCCCGACCGGCGGGCGTCCCGACCGGCGGGCGTCCCGACCGGCGGGCGTCCCGACCGGCGGGCGTCCCGACCGGCGAGGGGGACTCGCCAAGAGGGGAACTCGCCGGGAGGGGAACTCGTCAAGAGGGGAACTCGCCAAGAGGGGGACTCGCCGGGAGGGGGACTCGCCGGGAGGGGAACTCGCCGGGAGGGGAACTCGCCGGGAGGGGAACTCGCCGGGAGGGGAACTCGCAGGGAGGGGGACTCGCAGGGAGGGGGTCTCGCCGGTCGGGTCGCTCACCGGTCGGGACGTATTTGATTTGAAGTATAGAGTATCATTCAAATAATTCATTGCCAAAACCGCCACCAGTGGCGTCCTGGCCCATTGTCTGGCCTGAGGTGACACCAATTTTGTCGGTTCGTGACCAGACCGACCACCAGTGGCGTCCGGTCTGGTCACTGGCGTCCGGtgatgagctccatcaccgaggaagaacgtgaggtgagctccatcaccgtggaagtaccccaggtgagctctatcaccgaggaagaacgtgaggtgagctccatcactgaGGAAGAACgttaggtgagctccatcaccgtggaagtacctcaggtgagctccatcacctaggaagaacgtgaggtgagctccatcactgtGGAAGCACCCGAGGCGAGTTCCATCACCGAGTTTCAAAGTTTTGTTTCATTTTTTTTTGTATCAAAATATAACTATGGAGAGGATATGGGAGGCCCAGCGATCAAGAAACTTTGCTGGGTGACTGGTTTGTGTCCGGGGATGGTCACAGCGGGTCAGGTTCGAGCCCCATGCCACCCATTGGCGTGAAATGAGAAATAATCCTGATTTCCAATTGTCGGAAATCTGACACACAAGTTAACATACAACAGTTACCCCTTGAAGGCTTTAGAGAATGGGTGATTCCGTGACGGAAtcttgtcttgtcttgtcttgCGGGGTCTTGTTTGAGCATTGTTAATAATAGTAAAGTGTTTCAGGTCAGAGCTGGTGATGAGTGGAGCTGTGTTCGCGCCTCCGTCAACACGTGAAGCACCTGAATGCCACGAAGACCTTCCAACAAGCAAAAAAAtcaaaataatttaaaatatgaACACCGTGTAAATCACCGTGTAAATCACCGTGTAAATCATCGAGTAAATCACTGAGTGTCTCAACGATCCCGAACTGGCGGTTTCATGACCGTATGAAGTACGCTTGTTCTTCTTCGTTCATCAACATAACAGCTTTACAAATGAATAGAAACTCAAAGAGTTGGGTTAAACTAAAGCCGATCGTGTCATCACGTGTAGCAGTAGCCGCCGTGTTCAGTGAGATTGTATCATGTCATCATGATACAATCATTGTATTGTATCATGATCAGACGTCATGATGCATGATACAGACATGATACATTGTATTCTATCATGTAGACGTCATGATTGTATCATATAATCATGATACAGATTCATGGAAGACACTCTAACCAGCAGGATTGAATTGATAAATAATTTAATGACATGTAATTTGTGAACTTCCTCGgttcatcaccgaggaagtacccgaggtgggctccatcaccgaggaagtacccgaggtgggctccattaccgaggaagtagccgaggtgggctccatcaccgaggaagaacccgaggtgggctccatcaccgaggaagtacccgaggtaagctccatcgccgaggaagaacccgaggtgggctccatcaccgaggaagaacccgaggtgggctccatcaccgaggaagtacccgaggtgggctccatcaccgaggaagtacccgaggtgggctccatcaccaaggaagtacccgaggtggactccatcaccgaggaagtacccgaggtgagctccatcaccgaggaagaacccgaggtgggctccatcaccgagaaagtacccgaggtgggctccatcaccgaggaagtacccgaggtgggctccatcaccgaggaagtacccgaggtgagctccatcaccgaggaagtacccgaggtgagctccatcaccgaggaagaacccgaggtgggctccatcaccgaggaagtacccgaggtgggctccatcaccgaggaagtacccgaggtgagctccatcaccgaggaagtacccgaggtgagctccatcaccgaggaagaacccgaggtgggctccatcaccgaggaagaacccaaggtgggctccatcaccgaggaagaacccgaggtgggctccatcaccgaggaagaacccgaggtgggctccatcaccgaggaagtacccgaggtgggctccatcaccgaggaagtacccgaggtgggctccatcaccgaggaagtagccgaggtgggctccatcaccgaggaagaacccgaggtgggctccatcgccgaggaagaacccgaggtgggctccatcaccgaggaagaacccgaggtgggctccatcaccgaggaagaacccgaggtgggctccatcaccgaggaagaacccgaggtgggctccatcgccgaggaagaacccgaggtgggctccatcaccgaggaagaacccgaggtgggctctatcaccgaggaagtacccggggtgggctccatcaccgaggaagtacccgaggtgggctctatcaccgaggaagaacccgaggtgggctccatcaccgaagaagtacccgaggtgagctccatcaccgaggaagtacccgaggtgggctccatcaccgaggaagtagccgaggtgggctccatcaccgaggaagaacccgaggtgggctccatcgccgaggaagaacccgaggtgggctccatcaccgaggaagaacccgaggtgggctcgatcaccgaggaagaacccgaggtgggctccatcaccgaggaagaactcgaggtgggctccatcaccaaggaagaacccgaggtgggctccatcaccgaggaagtacccgaggtgagctccatcaccgaggaagtacccgaggtgggctccatcaccgaggaagtagccgaggtgggctccatcaccgaggaagaacccgaggtgggctccatcgccgaggaagaacccgaggtgggctccatcaccgaggaagaacccgaggtgggctcgatcaccgaggaagaacccgaggtgggctccatcaccgaggaagaacccgaggtgggctccatcaccgaggaagtacccgaggtgagctccatcaccgaggaagtacccgaggtgggctccatcaccgaggaagaacccgaggtgggctccatcgccgaggaagaacccgaggtgggctccatcaccgaggaagaacccgaggtgggctccatcaccgaggaagaacccgaggtgggctccatcaccgaggaagtacccgaggtgagctccatcaccgaggaagaacccgaggtgagctccatcaccgaggaagagccCGAGGTGGCgtgcatcaccgaggaagtacccgagctgggctccatcaccgaggaagtagccgaggtgggctccatcaccgaggaagtagccgaggttggctccatcaccgagggataacccgaggtgggctccgtcgccgaggaagaacccgaggtgggctccatcaccgaggaagaacccgaggtgggctccatcaccgaggaagtacccgaggtgagctccatcaccgaggaagaacccgaggtgggctccatcaccgaggaagaacccgaggtgggctccatcaccgaggaagaacccgaggtgggctccatcaccgaggaagaacccgaggtgggctccatcaccgaggaagaacccgaggtgggctccattaccgaggaagtacccgaggtgggctccatcaccgaggtagtacccgaggtgggctccatcaccgaggaagtacccgaggtgggctccatcacggaggaagtacccgaggtgggctccatcaccaaggaagaacccgaggtgggttccatcaccgaggaagtacccgaggtgggctccatcaccgaggaagtacccgaggtgggctccatcaccgaggaagaacccgaggtgggctccatcaccgaggaagaacccgaggtgggctccatcgccgaggaagaacccgaggtgggctccatcgccgaggaagtacccgaggtgggctccatcaccgaggaagtagccgaggtgggctccatcaccgaggaagaacccgaggtgggctccatcaccgaggaagaacccgaggtgggctccatcactgaggaagtacccgaggtgagctccatcaccgaggaagtacccgaggtgggctccatcactgaggaagaacccgaggtgggctccatcgccgaagaagaacccgaggtgggctccatcaccgaggaagaacccgaggtgagctccatcaccgaggaagaacccgaggtgggctccatcactgaggaagtacccgaggtgagctccatcaccgaggaagaacccgaggtgagctccatctccGAGGAAGAGCCCGAGGTGgcgtccatcaccgaggaagtacccgagctgggctccatcaccgaggaagtagccgaggtgggctccatcaccgagggataacccgaggtgggctccgtcgccgaggaagaacccgaggtgggctccatcaccgaggaagaacccgaggtgggctccatcaccgaggaagtacccgaggtgagctccatcaccgaggaagaacccgaggtgggctccttcaccgaggaagaacccgaggtgggctccatcaacgaggaagaacccgaggtgggctccatcaccgaggaagaacccgaggtgggctccatcaccgaggaagaacccgaggtgggctccattaccgaggaagtacccgaggtgggctccatcaccgaggaagtacccgaggtgggctccatcaccgaggaagtacccgaggtgggctccatcacggaggaagtacccgaggtgggctccatcaccaaggaagaacccgaggtgggttccatcaccgaggaagtacccgaggtgggctccatcaccgaggaagtacccgaggtgggctccatcaccgaggaagaacccgaggtgggctccatcaccgaggaagaacccgaggtgggctccatcgccgaggaagaacccgaggtgggctccatcgccgaggaagtacccgaggtgggctccatcaccgaggaagtagccgaggtgggctccatcaccgaggaagaacccgaggtgggatccatcaccgaggaagtacccgaggtgggctccatcaccgaggaagaacccgaggtgggctccatcaccgaggaagaacccgaggtgggctccatcaccgaggaagaacccgaggtgagctccatcaccgaggaagaacgcgaggtgggctccatcaccgaggaagaacccgaggtgggctccatcaccgaggaagtacccgaggtgggctccatcaccgaggaagaacccgaggtgggctccatcaccgaggaagaacccgaggtgagctccatcaccgaggaagaacccgaggtgggctccatcaccgaggaagaacccgaggtgggctccatcaccgaggaagtacccgaggtgggctccatcaccgaggaagtacccgaggtgggctccatcaccgaggaagtacccgaggtgggctccatcaccgaggaagaacccgaggtgggctccatcaccgaggaagaacccgaggtgggctccatcaccgaggaagaacccgaggtgagctccatcaccgaggaagaacccgaggtgggctccatcaccgaggaagaacccgaggtgggctcaatcaccgaggaagaacccgaggtgggctccatcaccgaggaagtacccgaggtgggctccatcaccgaggaagaacccgaggtgggctccatcaccgaggaagtacccgaggtgggctccatcaccgaggaagtacccgaggtgggctccatcaccgaggaagaacccgaggtgggctccatcaccgaggaagatcccgaggtgggctccatcaccgaggaagtacccgaggtgggctccatcaccgaggaagaacccgaggtgggctccatcactgaggaagtacccgaggtgggctccatcaccgaggaagtacccgaggtgagctccatcaccgaggaagtacccgaggtgggctccatcaccgaggaagtacccgagatgggctccatcaccgaggaagaacccgaggtgggctccatcaccgaggaagtacccgaggtaagctccatcaccgaggaagtacccgaggtgggctccatcaccgaggaagtacccgaggtgggctcaatcaccgaggaagaacccgaggtgggctccatcaccgaggaagatcccgaggtgggctccatcaccgaggaagtacccgaggtgggctccaccaccgaggaagtacccgaggtgggctattaccgaggaagtacccgaggtgggctccatcaccgaggaagtacccgaggtgggctccatcaccgaggaagaacccgaggtgggctccatcaccgaggaagtacccgaggtgggctccaacaccgaggaagtacccgaggtgggctccatcaccgaggaggaacccgaggtgagctccatcaccgaagaagtccccgaggtgggctccatcaccgaggaagaacccgaggtgggctccatcaccgaggaagtacccgaggtgagctccatcaccgaggaagtacccgaggtgggctccatcaccgaggaagtacccgaggtgagctccatcaccgagaaagtacccgaggtgggctccattaccgaggaagaacccgaggtgggctccatcaccgaggaagtacccgaggtgagctccatcaccgaggaagtacccgaggtgagctccatcaccgaggaagaacccgaggtgggctccattaccgaggaagtacccgaggtgggctccataaccgaggaagtacccgaagtgggctccatcaccgaggaagtacccgaggtgggctccatcaccgaggaagtaccccaggtgagctccatcaccgaggaagaacgtgaggtgagctccatcaccgtggaagtaccccaggtgagctccatcaccgaggaagtacctccggtgagctccatcaccgaggaagaacgtgaggtgatctCCATCACCGTGGTAGTACCCcatgtgagctccatcaccgtggaagtacgccaggtgagctccatcaccgaggaagaacgtgaggtgagctccatcaccgtggaagtacgccaggtgagctccatcaccgaggaagaacgtgaggtgagctccatcaccgtggaagtaccccaggtgagctccatcaccgaggaagaacgtgaggtgagctccatcaccgtggaagtacctcaggtgagctccatcaccgaggaagaacgtgaggtgagctccatcaccgtggaagtaccccaggtgagctccatcaccgagaaagaacgtgaggtgagctccatcactgtggaagtaccccaggtgacctgcatcaccgaggaagtacctgaggtgagcttcatcaccgaggaagtacccggggtgacctgcatcaccgaggaagtacctgaggtgagcttcatcaccgaggaagtacccggggTAACCTGCATCACTgaggaagtacctgaggtgagctccatcaccgaggaagtacccgaggtgagctgcatcaccgaggaagtaccccagttgagctccatcaccgaggaagtacctgaggtgagcttcatcaccgaggaagtacccggggTAACCTGCATCACCGAgaaagtaccccaggtgagctccatcaccgaggaagtaccccaggtgagctccatcaccgtggaagtaccccagttgagctccatcaccgaggaagtacctgaggtgagctccatcaccgaggagacGACTACGACCTGGTAGTCCCCCTCCCAGCAAGTTCCCCTCCCAGCGAGTTCCCCTCCCGGCGTGTCCCTctcccagcgagtccccctcccagcgagtccccctcccagcgagtccccctcccagcgagtccccctcccagcgagttcCCCTCCCGGCGTGTCCCTCTCCCAGCGAGTTCCCCTCCTggcgagtccccctcccagcgagtcccccttccagcgagtccccctcccggcgagttcccctcccagcgagtcccccttccagcgagttcccctcccagcgagtccccctcccagcgagtccccctTCCAGCGAATTCCCCTCCCAGCGAGTTCCCCTCCCAGCGAGttcccctcccagcgagtccccctcccagcgagtcccccttccagcgagttcccctcccagcgagttcccctcccagcgagtcccccttccagcgagttcccctcccagcgagtccccctcccagcgagtccccctcccagcgagttcccctcccagcgagtccccctTCCAGCGAATTCCCCTCCCAGCGAGTTCCCCTCCCAGCGAGTTCCCCTCCCAGCGAGTTCCCCTCCCAGCGAGTTCCCCTCCCAGCGAGTTCCCCTCCCAGCGAGttcccctcccagcgagtccccctcccagcgagtccccctcccagcgagtccccctcccagcgagttcccctcccagcgagtccccctcccagcgagtccccctcgcCGGTCGGGAAGCGAGACCTGCAGTAAGCGAGACCGAGAGAGACGATAATAGTAGCAAAGCTACGGAGGAAATTATTCTGAATGTCAGGATTTTTTTATGGATAAAGAACACAGTTGGAAAGTGAAGTAATATTTatacctacaccctcctcccccccccccccgtcccatccctaatccttatctttCCCACTGATATATAGTttaacggcttggcgctttcctcctgaTCGTTACCTGCCCTTTATTATATAGGGAATATTagcacattatatatgttaatttCACTATGTGTGTAACCTTGTCTAGCTTGGTAAACTTACTACACACTCATGAGTACGTGTCCAGCCTGGTAAACT
This portion of the Procambarus clarkii isolate CNS0578487 chromosome 59, FALCON_Pclarkii_2.0, whole genome shotgun sequence genome encodes:
- the LOC138353772 gene encoding aggrecan core protein-like; this encodes MSSITEEEREVSSITVEVPQVSSITEEEREEVPEVSSITEEEPEVSSITEEEPEVACITEEVPELGSITEEVAEEVPEVSSITEEEPEVSSISEEEPEVASITEEVPELGSITEEVAEVSSITEEVPPVSSITEEEREVISITVVVPHVSSITVEVRQVSSITEEEREEVPGVTCITEEVPEVSFITEEVPGVTCITEEVPEVSSITEEVPEVSCITEEVPQLSSITEEVPEVSFITEEVPGVTCITEKVPQVSSITEEVPQVSSITVEVPQLSSITEEVPEVSSITEETTTTW